In Grus americana isolate bGruAme1 chromosome 19, bGruAme1.mat, whole genome shotgun sequence, the following are encoded in one genomic region:
- the UPK3B gene encoding uroplakin-3b has product MGASPFPLRCRLTGSSVVVISRALTPQARALHPHSPFQRLGSGFQRGSSRGGWDQRVTREVQPAPLPAGSALLPYVPRVPPAALPGKLTATTFALERPCCVFDGHANASDTVWLVVAFANASAAFRNPPSQASVPLYEQLPTAHSYMTLETAAAAYACLAPSPAFLRVGGDTACGGQGSRDPCNGPLPSPGPYRVKFLVMGCHGPKAETRWSDPILLRTAGSPSTIDPAPVRCGSDVVVIASILASLGAVLAAVVLGAAGAAAWGSLCRQGSGTSAFARSSYRTHHIPPALPQPLPPGCTCSPPGLGCFVPRPPGPCPAE; this is encoded by the exons ATGGGGgcttctccctttcccctgcGGTGCCGGCTCACCGGCAGCAGCGTGGTTGTTATTAGCCGAGCCTTGACCCCGCAG GCTCGTGCCCTGCATCCTCACAGCCCGTTCCAGCGCCTCGGCTCCGGGTTCCAGCGGGGCAGCTCCCGGGGGGGCTGGGACCAGCGGGTGACCCGGGAGGTGCAACCGGCCCCTTTGCCTGCGGGGTctg ccctgctgccctaCGTGCCCCGCGTGCCCCCCGCGGCGCTGCCGGGGAAGCTCACCGCCACCACCTTCGCGCTGGAGAGGCCCTGCTGCGTCTTCGACGGGCACGCCAACGCCTCCGACACCGTCTGGCTGGTGGTGGCTTTCGCCAACG CCTCGGCCGCCTTCAGAAACCCCCCGTCCCAGGCCAGCGTGCCCCTGTACGAGCAGCTGCCCACCGCCCACTCCTACATGACGCTGGAGACGGCGGCGGCCGCGTACGCCTGCTTGGCGCCGAGCCCGGCCTTCCTGCGGGTCGGGGGCGACACAGCGTGCGGGGGCCAGGGCAGCCGGGACCCCTGCAACGggcccctgccctccccggggCCCTACAG GGTGAAGTTCCTGGTGATGGGCTGCCACGGCCCCAAAGCGGAGACGAGGTGGTCAGACCCCATCCTCCTGCGCACAG CCGGCAGCCCGAGCACCATCGACCCTGCGCCCGTGCGCTGCGGCAGCGACGTGGTCGTCATCGCCTCCATCCTCGCCAGCCTGGGGGCCGTGCTGGCCGCGGTGGTGCTCGGCGCTGCGGG CGCCGCGGCGTGGGGGTCCCTGTGCCGGCAGGGGTCGGGGACCAGCGCCTTCGCCCGCAGCTCCTACAGGACCCACCACAtccccccggccctgccgcagcccctgccccccgGCTGCACGtgcagccccccggggctgggctgctTTGTCCCCCGGCCTCCTGGGCCGTGTCCTGCCGAGTAA
- the LOC129215094 gene encoding uroplakin-3b-like protein 1 has product MLPLLLLLLATAHGLEETRSVPILASSSLGGLTTASTFVLEQPRCVFTNVQEDTVIWLVVATVEGTHTFNNSVAPGTPERAFQRFPTTASAYMTLNTTLLNYPCTTAPGAITVLRVGSETSCAKNPMRPTCNGPLPGPGPYQVKFLALADSKPVSETGWSEPITLRTAQPPGSIPTMGSGRSAGMIALTSILSILFAILLAGLVAMLVFGGLDACGGSSTLSKAEAVTVRRYNTHHVYDQPAARL; this is encoded by the exons ATGCTCccgctgctcctcctgctcctggcgACGGCCCATGGGCTGG AGGAGACCCGATCCGTGCCGATCCTGGCCAGCTCCTCCCTGGGGGGCCTGACGACCGCCTCCACCTTCGTGCTGGAGCAGCCCCGCTGCGTCTTCACCAATGTGCAAGAGGACACCGTCAtctggctggtggtggccacCGTCGAGG gCACGCACACCTTCAACAACAGCGTGGCGCCGGGGACCCCCGAGAGGGCGTTCCAGAGGTTCCCCACCACTGCCTCCGCCTACATGACCCTCAACACCACCCTCCTCAACTACCCCTGCACCACGGCCCCCGGCGCCATCACTGTGCTGCGCGTCGGCAGCGAGACCAGCTGCGCCAAGAATCCGATGAGACCCACCTGCAACGgccccctgcccggccccggcccatACCA ggTGAAGTTCCTCGCCCTGGCAGACTCCAAGCCCGTGAGCGAGACAGGCTGGTCGGAGCCCATCACCCTGAGAACAG cccagccgccCGGCAGCATCCCCACGATGGGCAGCGGGCGCAGCGCCGGCATGATCGCCCTCACCTCCATCCTCTCCATCCTCTTCGCCATCCTGCTGGCCGGCCTGGTGGCCATGCTGGTCTTCGGGGG cttgGACGCCtgcggcggcagcagcacctTGAGCAAGGCGGAAGCGGTGACGGTGCGGCGGTACAACACCCACCACGTCTACGACCAGCCGGCCGCCCGGCTCTGA